A section of the Mycobacterium sp. 3519A genome encodes:
- a CDS encoding serine/threonine-protein kinase — translation MKCAEPDCDGTVVDGYCDVCGTAPQPAAPQAVSVATAPRHSAPSVRTASVRTARSASSPMGSGRGRLGAGLVEMPRIPRGDPSAAILTDPQVPEASRYCGNHECNKPVGRQRDGKPGRTEGFCPECGTRYSFVPKLSRGDLVAGQYEVQGCIAHGGLGWIYLATDRNVENRWVVLKGLLNSGDPEAMAVAKAEVLALAGVEHPNIVRIYNFVQHPDSAGVPVGYIVMEFVGGTSLKQIRKARGAPIPPDQALAYMIEIVPALGYLHSQGLAYCDFKPDNVMQTEDQLKLIDLGAVIAMDDEESAIYGTLGYQAPEIAETGPTVATDVYTVGRTLAVLVMDVPQEKGRFVEHLPGPDTVPVLARYESLHRAIVRATHPDPDCRFESMEVLADQLTGVLHEIAAAETGDPQPRMSSHFSPQRGIYGAGMDQPVAVDAVIAALPVPVVDPNDPGAAILATTSGTPPAQLEHALQIARTGAHQANRTSVEVPLRLVRASLEIGAPEGARKRLAELESTIPGDWRLRWYRGQCALLEGAYDDAAADFEAVLAGLPGELAPKMAIAATAELNGARDVAARYYETVWRTDRSYASAAFGLARQRIHAGDRAGAIAALDEVPTDSAHFTPAAASAVEVLLDGSESAKLDEQTLLDAGRRASELNLESAAKRASIRLGVLGAALDWLQAGHQPSLGGRLLGAAFDEPSIRIGMERGYRELAHEATDMWERIALVERANQIRPRTRV, via the coding sequence ATGAAATGCGCCGAGCCGGACTGCGACGGCACCGTCGTCGACGGCTACTGTGACGTCTGCGGTACGGCGCCGCAACCCGCTGCCCCGCAGGCGGTTTCGGTGGCAACAGCGCCAAGGCACTCGGCCCCGTCGGTGCGCACAGCTTCGGTGCGCACCGCAAGGAGCGCGTCGTCGCCGATGGGCAGCGGCCGCGGTCGCCTCGGTGCCGGGCTGGTCGAAATGCCGCGCATCCCAAGGGGTGATCCGTCCGCCGCCATCCTGACCGACCCGCAGGTCCCCGAGGCCAGCCGATACTGCGGCAACCACGAATGCAACAAGCCAGTGGGACGGCAACGGGACGGTAAACCGGGGCGCACGGAGGGCTTCTGCCCCGAATGCGGCACGCGATATTCCTTCGTCCCGAAACTGTCTCGCGGTGACCTGGTCGCCGGCCAGTACGAAGTCCAGGGCTGCATCGCACACGGTGGACTGGGTTGGATCTACCTGGCGACCGACCGCAATGTCGAGAACCGCTGGGTGGTGCTCAAAGGCCTGCTGAATTCCGGTGACCCCGAAGCGATGGCGGTGGCCAAAGCCGAGGTGCTCGCCCTCGCAGGCGTGGAACACCCGAACATCGTCCGGATCTACAACTTCGTCCAGCATCCCGATTCGGCAGGGGTGCCGGTGGGCTACATCGTGATGGAGTTCGTCGGCGGCACCTCGCTGAAGCAGATCCGGAAGGCCCGCGGCGCCCCGATCCCACCGGACCAGGCGCTCGCCTACATGATCGAGATCGTGCCTGCGCTGGGCTACCTGCACTCGCAGGGATTGGCCTACTGCGACTTCAAACCCGACAACGTGATGCAGACCGAGGACCAACTCAAGCTGATCGACCTCGGTGCGGTGATCGCGATGGACGACGAAGAGAGTGCGATCTACGGAACGCTTGGCTATCAGGCGCCCGAGATCGCCGAAACCGGTCCGACCGTCGCCACCGATGTGTACACGGTGGGCCGCACGCTCGCGGTGTTGGTGATGGATGTGCCGCAGGAGAAAGGGCGCTTCGTCGAGCACTTACCGGGCCCCGACACCGTGCCTGTGCTCGCGAGATACGAATCGCTGCACCGGGCGATCGTTCGGGCCACCCACCCCGACCCCGACTGCCGCTTCGAATCGATGGAAGTGCTCGCCGATCAATTGACCGGTGTGCTGCACGAGATCGCCGCGGCCGAGACGGGCGATCCGCAGCCGCGGATGTCGAGTCATTTCAGCCCGCAACGTGGGATCTACGGCGCGGGCATGGACCAACCGGTCGCCGTCGACGCGGTGATCGCCGCGCTTCCCGTTCCGGTCGTCGATCCCAACGATCCTGGTGCGGCGATCCTGGCCACGACGAGCGGGACCCCGCCCGCCCAGCTGGAGCACGCGCTGCAGATCGCCAGAACCGGTGCGCACCAAGCCAACAGGACCTCGGTGGAGGTGCCGCTGCGGCTGGTGCGGGCGTCGCTGGAGATCGGCGCGCCGGAGGGCGCGAGGAAACGGCTCGCCGAGTTGGAGTCCACGATTCCCGGCGACTGGCGACTGCGCTGGTATCGCGGACAGTGCGCACTGCTGGAGGGCGCCTACGACGACGCGGCCGCCGATTTCGAGGCCGTGCTGGCGGGGTTGCCGGGTGAGCTCGCCCCCAAGATGGCCATCGCCGCCACCGCGGAACTGAACGGTGCACGCGACGTCGCGGCGCGCTACTACGAGACGGTGTGGCGGACCGACCGCAGTTACGCCAGCGCGGCATTCGGGCTCGCGCGGCAGCGGATACATGCCGGGGACCGCGCAGGCGCCATCGCGGCGCTCGACGAAGTACCCACGGACTCAGCCCATTTCACTCCTGCTGCGGCCAGCGCCGTCGAAGTCCTGCTCGACGGCTCCGAATCGGCGAAGCTCGATGAGCAGACGCTGCTGGACGCGGGCAGGCGGGCGTCCGAATTGAACCTGGAATCGGCCGCCAAACGCGCGTCGATCCGGCTCGGGGTGTTGGGCGCCGCGCTGGACTGGCTGCAGGCAGGTCACCAGCCCAGCCTCGGCGGGCGACTGTTGGGTGCGGCTTTCGACGAACCCAGCATCCGCATCGGCATGGAACGCGGTTATCGCGAGCTGGCACACGAGGCCACCGACATGTGGGAACGTATTGCATTGGTGGAGAGAGCCAACCAGATCCGACCGAGGACGCGCGTATGA
- a CDS encoding PP2C family serine/threonine-protein phosphatase → MTQAATCPHCDTMVRRADRFCEGCGASLSEVRRVAIPRHETAKDAPCADCGNAADFDEYCSVCGHRREEPDRDEATVGPVVLVTDRGIEHARNEDAAAAAILLGGDGQRPEAIVVAVCDGVSSSDQAQIAAAAASQAGVSAMITTLAAGKPGRAAMLAGLDAAAAAASAAGGDAASAPSCTYTAAVVVPTTEGTAQITLGNVGDSRAYWLPEPPGEPRQLTVDDSLAQELITAGAAPDSYAVQRGAHTLTRWLGADSEPQPWSDSSVQTINADGPGTLLLCSDGLWNYLPDPADIARFCNAADPGDAARALTQFALDGGGQDNITVAVIPIGGPNEFG, encoded by the coding sequence ATGACTCAGGCAGCCACCTGTCCGCACTGCGACACCATGGTGCGACGCGCCGACCGGTTCTGCGAAGGCTGCGGTGCCTCGCTGTCGGAGGTGCGTCGGGTGGCCATCCCGCGGCACGAAACCGCGAAAGATGCGCCGTGCGCCGACTGCGGCAACGCGGCTGACTTCGACGAGTACTGCTCGGTCTGCGGGCATCGCCGCGAGGAACCGGACCGCGACGAGGCCACCGTCGGTCCTGTCGTACTGGTCACCGACCGCGGTATCGAACACGCCCGCAACGAGGACGCCGCCGCGGCGGCAATCCTCCTCGGCGGTGACGGGCAACGACCGGAGGCGATCGTGGTGGCGGTGTGCGACGGCGTCTCGTCGTCGGACCAGGCGCAGATCGCCGCGGCCGCCGCATCGCAAGCCGGCGTGAGCGCCATGATCACCACACTGGCCGCGGGAAAACCGGGGCGGGCCGCCATGCTGGCCGGGCTGGATGCGGCCGCCGCTGCCGCCAGCGCCGCCGGTGGCGACGCCGCGTCGGCGCCGTCGTGCACCTACACCGCCGCCGTCGTCGTCCCCACGACTGAGGGCACAGCGCAAATCACCCTCGGCAACGTCGGGGACAGCAGGGCGTACTGGCTGCCGGAGCCGCCTGGCGAACCGAGGCAACTGACGGTCGACGATTCGTTGGCGCAGGAACTGATCACCGCTGGCGCTGCGCCGGATTCCTATGCCGTGCAACGCGGTGCGCACACGCTGACCCGGTGGCTCGGCGCCGACAGTGAACCGCAGCCCTGGTCGGACTCCAGCGTGCAGACGATCAACGCGGACGGGCCAGGCACACTGCTGCTGTGCAGTGACGGCCTGTGGAACTACCTGCCCGACCCGGCCGACATCGCCCGCTTCTGCAACGCCGCCGACCCGGGCGACGCCGCCAGGGCGCTGACCCAGTTCGCGTTGGACGGCGGAGGTCAGGACAACATCACCGTCGCAGTGATCCCGATCGGAGGGCCGAATGAGTTCGGCTGA
- a CDS encoding VWA domain-containing protein: MSSAEQHGISVDVDHNPYLADGSGTVDAIVSITADVTATAAAPDRVEAIIIDCSTSMQAPIEKFEAAKRATAAAIMELVDGTYFTIVDGTEKATSVYPKEGLARASTETKAAAMRAVDALRPHGGTAMGTWLAHVRGIVGQRKGAITHAILLTDGKDEHETPEELGEEIGLSEGEFTCDCRGVGTDWEVDELRAISTALLGTVDIVADPEDLADDFASMMRGSMAKAIPTLTLRLWTPAGARVEFVKQVAPTVEDLTHRRIDAGNQCGEYPLGSWGSEDRDYHIQVEVEPAAVGREKLAARVSVVAGQDVLGEGLVKAVWTADTALSAQISRRVAHYTGQEELAQAVQEGLSARKSGDVRTATAKLQRAMELAVESGNDGTAKLLRGVVEVDERTGTVALRRDVAAADEMALDARSTRTARVRKEA, translated from the coding sequence ATGAGTTCGGCTGAGCAGCATGGTATTTCCGTCGATGTCGACCACAACCCATACCTCGCTGATGGCAGCGGAACGGTGGACGCGATCGTCAGCATCACCGCCGACGTGACGGCGACGGCCGCCGCGCCCGATCGGGTCGAGGCCATCATCATTGACTGCTCGACGTCGATGCAGGCACCGATCGAGAAGTTCGAAGCCGCCAAACGGGCCACCGCCGCCGCCATCATGGAACTCGTCGACGGAACGTATTTCACCATCGTCGACGGCACCGAGAAGGCCACCAGTGTCTACCCCAAAGAGGGGTTGGCGCGGGCGAGCACCGAGACCAAGGCTGCGGCAATGCGTGCCGTCGACGCACTCCGGCCGCACGGCGGCACCGCGATGGGAACATGGCTCGCGCATGTGCGCGGCATCGTCGGTCAGCGTAAAGGCGCGATCACCCATGCCATCCTGCTCACCGACGGCAAGGACGAGCACGAGACGCCGGAGGAGCTGGGCGAGGAGATCGGGCTCAGCGAAGGCGAATTCACCTGCGACTGCCGCGGAGTGGGTACCGACTGGGAGGTCGACGAGCTACGCGCGATCTCGACCGCACTGCTCGGCACCGTCGACATCGTCGCCGATCCCGAGGATCTCGCGGACGACTTCGCGTCGATGATGAGAGGGTCCATGGCCAAGGCGATTCCGACGCTGACGCTGCGGCTGTGGACGCCCGCAGGGGCGAGGGTCGAATTCGTCAAACAGGTGGCGCCGACCGTCGAAGATCTGACGCACCGCCGCATCGACGCAGGAAACCAGTGCGGGGAGTACCCGTTGGGCTCGTGGGGATCCGAGGACCGCGACTATCACATCCAGGTCGAGGTGGAACCGGCCGCGGTCGGCAGGGAGAAGCTCGCCGCAAGAGTGAGTGTCGTTGCGGGGCAAGATGTTCTGGGTGAGGGTCTGGTCAAGGCGGTGTGGACGGCCGACACCGCGTTGTCGGCGCAGATCAGTCGACGTGTCGCGCACTACACGGGCCAGGAGGAGTTGGCGCAGGCCGTGCAGGAGGGGTTGAGCGCGCGCAAGTCCGGAGATGTCCGCACCGCCACCGCCAAGTTGCAGCGCGCGATGGAACTGGCCGTCGAATCCGGGAACGACGGGACGGCCAAGCTGCTCAGGGGAGTGGTCGAGGTCGACGAACGCACCGG